In Thermogemmata fonticola, the DNA window GAATCTGTGGCCCAGGTCTTCCTCGGCCTGCGCATCGGATGTGCTCGCTGCCACAACCATCCCTTCGATCGCTGGACGATGGATGATTACTATCAGTTCGCCGCCCTTTTTGCACGGATCGACTACCGCATCCTGGAAAACAATCGTCGTGACCGCTTCGATGGACACGAATTCGTAGGCGAACAGGTGGTATTTCAGAAGCGGGAAGGAGAACTGATCCATCCGCGGACAGGCCAACCGGCCCGCCCTCGCTTGTTGGGAAGCCCTTCCCCCCTGCCGCCAGATGCCGACCGTTTGGGAGCTATCGCCCAATGGATGGCCGACCTCGACAATCCATTCTTTGCCGCCGCTCAAGTCAACCGGGTCTGGAAGCACCTGATGGGGCGCGGCCTGGTCGAGCCGAATGACGATATGAGCCTGAATAATCCTCCCAGCCACCCGGAAGTACTCGCTTGGTTGGTCGAGGATTTTCGCCGCCAGGGCGGTCGGCTCAAGCCATTGGTGCGTCGGATCATGACTAGCCGCACGTATCAGGCGGCCAGCCAGCCGGCGGAGGGGCATTCTGCCAACAGTGCCGAGGCGGAAATCTACCATGCCCAGGCCATCATACGCCCCCTGACTGCGGAAGAGTTACTGGACGCCTGTTCGCAAGTCTGTGCAGTGCCGGTGGCATTTCAGGGTTACCCCGCCGGTTTACGCGCCCAGCAATTGCCGGCGCTGCCCCTTCCCGCACGCCGGGGTGCTGACAGACCAGCAGAACGATTCCTCAAAACCTTCGGCAAACCCGATCGCCTGTTGACCTGTGAATGCGAACGCCACACCGACCCCCATCTGTTGCAAGCCTTCCAACTGCTCAGCGGCGACCTAATCCATCAAATGTTGACGGAACCGAATAACCGGCTCGGACAGCTCCTGCAGTCCGGACACAAGGATCAGGAGATTCTAACCGAACTCTATCTTGCCGCCCTGTGCCGCTATCCCACAGCGGAGGAACAGAAGCGTCTGCTGCGCCATGTGGGCCAGGCTTCTGACCGTCGAGCTGCTTGGGAAGATGTGCTGTGGGCGATACTCAACAGCAAGGAGTTCCTACTCCGGCGCTGAATCCCCACGACCGTCCTCCAGGGACCGCAAAGATGCGCGATCCGCGCGAGTCCCACCTAGGAAGCTAGTCCAGCCGAACGAGAAAATATCACGATCCGAGAGAGACAATACAAGCGGGAAAAGAAGGACAGCAGTAGCAGGAGAAGGAAAAAAATGTCACCCGTCATCATGCCAGGAACATGCCGGAGCCAGGGTCGGCTGTGGAGTCGGCGAGCCGTTCTCCGCGTGGGAGGAATGGGACTGCTGGGCTTGAGCTATGCGGACATGCACGCTTGGGCCAGCACTCCCAGCGCTCGGCAAAAAGCCACCGCCCGCGGCGTCATCTTTCTGCATCAATGGGGCGGACCGGGCCACCATGAAACCTTCGATCCCAAGCCTGATGCGCCGGACAAGGTACGCGGCTGGTTTGGAGTGACAGCAACGCGTATTCCCGGCATCCGCTTCGGGGAAAGACTTCCTAAACTCGCCGCTCTCGCCGACCGGCTTACCGTCATCCGCTGCATGCAGCACCGGATGAAGAACCACAACTCCGCCGGTTACTACAGCTTGACCGGTGTCCCCCCACCCAGTGACGATATTCGCCTGCGCGACTCGTTGGACCTCTGCCCGGCATACGGGAGCCTCGTCAGCTATCTCCGCCCCGCACCGACAGGGACGGCCACCTTTGTCGCCCTTCCCCACGTGATCGCTGATGGTTCGGTCACCCCTGGCCAACACGCCAGCTTCCTCGGCAAAGCCCACAATCCCTTGCTCATCACACGCGACCCCAATCAACCCGACTTTCAGCTTCCCGAATTGTCACTCCCCGCCAACTTGACCGTCGAACGTTTGGAACACCGCCGCAGCCTGCAACAACTCATCGACGAACAAAGCCGGCTGATCGAATACTCCCTTTTGGCCCGCGGCATCGAGGAGAACTATCAGAAGGCAGCCGCTCTGCTCCTGTCTCCTTCCTTCCGGAAAGCCTTTGATCTGTCGCAGGAACCCCGCAGTCTGCGGGAGCGTTACGGGCGCACCACCTACGGCCAGGCCTGCCTGTTGGCGCGCCGATGCATCGAGGCCGGTGCCCGGTTCGTCAATGTCTATTTTTCGCGTTC includes these proteins:
- a CDS encoding DUF1501 domain-containing protein; translation: MSPVIMPGTCRSQGRLWSRRAVLRVGGMGLLGLSYADMHAWASTPSARQKATARGVIFLHQWGGPGHHETFDPKPDAPDKVRGWFGVTATRIPGIRFGERLPKLAALADRLTVIRCMQHRMKNHNSAGYYSLTGVPPPSDDIRLRDSLDLCPAYGSLVSYLRPAPTGTATFVALPHVIADGSVTPGQHASFLGKAHNPLLITRDPNQPDFQLPELSLPANLTVERLEHRRSLQQLIDEQSRLIEYSLLARGIEENYQKAAALLLSPSFRKAFDLSQEPRSLRERYGRTTYGQACLLARRCIEAGARFVNVYFSRSIGGIGGGWDYHGNNGESTIKRLDELLPITDQTLSALIEDLENRGLLDEVLIVWVGEFGRTPRINNNGGRDHWPQCYSAVLAGGGIRRGYVHGASDKLGAYPTMGVVRPEDLAATIFTALGIDPETEIRDRLNRPLPVARGQPVRQLFA